In the genome of Telluria beijingensis, one region contains:
- the garD gene encoding galactarate dehydratase: MNQLVPRIIRMQASDNVAIVANDGGLPAGTVLADGLVLVEGVPQGHKVALVDLLDNDPVIRYGVIIGYANGAIPRGSWISEKVLHMPAARSLEDLPIGTRAVTDFPPLEGYTFEGYRNADGSVGTRNLLAITSTVQCVSGVIEYAVKRIRDELLPRYPNVDDVVSLEHVYGCGVAIDAPGADIPIRTIRNLSRNPNFGDDVMVVSLGCEKLPPTRLFPAGAIPIGSAQPSVVTLQDQQHVGFMSMIDNLMATAERHLQKLDARRRETCPASELVVGVQCGGSDAFSGVTANPAVGFATDLIVRAGGAVMFSEVTEVRDGIDQLTARAASPDIAEAMVREMQWYDDYLVRGGVDRSANTTPGNKKGGLSNIVEKAMGSIVKSGSTAITGVLSPGDKLKQKGLIYAATPASDFICGTLQMAAGMNVHIFTTGRGTPYGLAAVPVIKMATRSELARRWHDLMDVDAGRIATGEASIEEVGWELFHLILDVASGRRTWAEQWKLHNSLALFNPAPVT, translated from the coding sequence ATGAACCAGCTCGTCCCCCGTATCATTCGCATGCAGGCCAGCGACAACGTAGCGATCGTCGCCAACGATGGCGGCCTGCCCGCCGGCACCGTCCTGGCCGATGGACTGGTGCTGGTCGAAGGGGTGCCGCAGGGGCACAAGGTTGCATTGGTCGACCTGCTCGACAACGATCCAGTGATCCGCTATGGCGTCATCATCGGTTACGCCAATGGCGCCATCCCGCGCGGCAGCTGGATCTCGGAGAAAGTGCTGCACATGCCGGCTGCGCGTTCGCTCGAGGACCTGCCGATCGGCACCCGCGCCGTGACCGATTTCCCGCCGCTCGAAGGCTATACCTTCGAGGGCTACCGCAATGCCGACGGTTCGGTGGGGACGCGCAACCTGCTGGCGATCACCAGCACCGTCCAGTGCGTGTCGGGCGTGATCGAGTATGCCGTCAAGCGCATCCGCGACGAACTGCTGCCACGTTATCCGAACGTCGACGACGTGGTCTCGCTCGAGCACGTGTATGGGTGCGGGGTGGCGATCGACGCGCCCGGCGCCGACATCCCGATCCGGACCATCCGCAACCTGTCCAGGAATCCGAATTTCGGCGACGACGTCATGGTCGTCAGCCTGGGCTGCGAGAAGCTGCCGCCCACACGCCTGTTCCCGGCCGGTGCGATCCCGATCGGGTCGGCCCAGCCCTCGGTCGTCACCTTGCAGGACCAGCAGCACGTCGGCTTCATGTCGATGATCGACAACCTGATGGCGACCGCCGAGCGCCACCTGCAAAAACTGGATGCCCGTCGCCGCGAGACCTGCCCGGCGTCCGAGCTGGTGGTGGGCGTGCAGTGCGGCGGCAGCGACGCCTTTTCGGGCGTGACCGCCAACCCGGCCGTGGGCTTCGCCACCGACCTGATCGTGCGCGCCGGCGGCGCCGTGATGTTCTCCGAAGTGACCGAGGTGCGCGACGGGATCGACCAGCTGACCGCCCGCGCGGCGTCGCCCGACATCGCCGAGGCCATGGTGCGCGAGATGCAGTGGTACGATGACTACCTGGTGCGGGGGGGCGTGGATCGCAGCGCGAACACGACGCCGGGGAACAAGAAGGGCGGTTTGTCCAATATCGTCGAGAAGGCGATGGGATCGATCGTCAAGTCGGGCAGCACGGCCATCACCGGCGTGCTCTCGCCCGGCGACAAGCTCAAGCAGAAGGGCCTGATCTATGCCGCCACGCCGGCCAGCGACTTCATTTGCGGTACCCTGCAGATGGCCGCCGGGATGAACGTGCACATCTTCACCACCGGCCGCGGCACGCCGTATGGCCTGGCCGCGGTCCCGGTGATCAAGATGGCGACCCGTTCCGAACTGGCGCGCCGCTGGCACGACCTGATGGACGTCGACGCCGGGCGCATCGCCACTGGCGAAGCGAGCATCGAGGAAGTGGGTTGGGAGCTGTTCCACCTGATCCTCGACGTGGCCAGCGGCCGCCGCACCTGGGCCGAGCAGTGGAAGCTGCATAATTCGCTGGCGCTGTTCAATCCGGCGCCGGTGACGTAA
- a CDS encoding NAD-dependent epimerase/dehydratase family protein: protein MSDGVKVGKPFKRILLTGAAGGLGKVLRDRIKPWAEVVRLSDVADLGEAREGEELVQCDLADKEAVLKLLEGVDAVLHFGGISTEKPFEPIMQANILGVANLYEALHKAGTRRVVFASSNHAIGYHRTTEVLDANSPTRPDSYYGLSKVFGEQMGRYYFDRFGIETVCIRIGSSFPEPANKRMMSTFLSYDDLTELLRCSLFAPRVGHTIVYGQSDNDSTWWDNRLASHLGYKPKDSSSKFAHLFPDTSEFPAQDDVTTMYQGGKFLLDGPQY from the coding sequence ATGAGTGATGGTGTTAAGGTGGGCAAGCCGTTCAAGCGCATCCTGCTGACCGGCGCGGCGGGCGGCCTGGGCAAGGTGCTGCGCGACCGTATCAAGCCATGGGCCGAGGTGGTGCGCCTGTCGGACGTGGCCGACCTGGGCGAGGCGCGCGAAGGTGAGGAACTGGTCCAGTGCGACCTGGCCGACAAGGAAGCGGTGCTCAAGCTCCTCGAGGGCGTCGACGCGGTGCTGCACTTCGGCGGCATCTCCACCGAGAAGCCGTTCGAACCGATCATGCAGGCCAATATCCTGGGCGTCGCCAACCTGTACGAGGCGCTGCACAAGGCCGGCACCCGGCGCGTGGTGTTCGCCAGCTCGAACCACGCGATCGGCTACCACCGCACCACCGAAGTGCTCGACGCGAACTCGCCGACCCGTCCCGACAGCTACTATGGCCTGTCGAAGGTGTTCGGCGAGCAGATGGGGCGTTACTATTTTGATCGCTTCGGCATCGAGACGGTCTGCATCCGCATTGGTTCGAGCTTCCCGGAGCCGGCCAACAAGCGCATGATGTCCACCTTCCTGTCCTACGACGACCTGACCGAACTCCTGCGCTGCTCGCTGTTCGCGCCGCGCGTGGGCCATACGATCGTTTACGGCCAGTCCGACAACGACAGCACCTGGTGGGACAACCGCTTGGCCTCGCACCTGGGCTACAAGCCGAAGGACAGCTCGAGCAAGTTCGCCCACCTGTTCCCGGATACCTCCGAATTCCCGGCCCAGGACGACGTGACCACGATGTACCAGGGCGGGAAGTTCCTGCTCGACGGCCCGCAGTATTGA
- a CDS encoding aldose 1-epimerase: MADRLRLHNGRLLAEIVPQAGGGLARLDWVAGSSPQPLLRALAPDAPEVPLPSQLACFPLVPWSNRMAPGGFEFDGRRHVPAPNRAGEPCPIHGDGWQQAWQVESHTPDALMLRLERHAAAPFSYEAALRYALEDDALAVELEVRNAGHFPLPFGLGLHPWLPDPQGARLQARATQVWLSGADKLPSVCSLLPPNWNFVEPSPLPEDGVDNVFEGWDGVADIAWPARGLGLSIEANMDYFILYAPPGRDFFCFEPVDHPINAHNMTGYPGLSILPPGASLRRRVLFRGRAL; the protein is encoded by the coding sequence ATGGCCGACCGCCTGCGCTTGCACAATGGACGCCTGCTGGCCGAGATCGTGCCGCAGGCGGGCGGCGGGCTAGCCCGCCTCGACTGGGTCGCCGGATCTTCGCCGCAGCCTTTGTTGCGGGCGCTGGCGCCGGATGCGCCGGAGGTGCCGCTGCCGTCGCAACTGGCCTGCTTTCCACTCGTGCCATGGTCGAACCGCATGGCGCCAGGCGGCTTCGAGTTCGATGGCAGGCGCCACGTGCCGGCGCCGAACCGCGCCGGCGAACCCTGTCCGATCCATGGCGATGGCTGGCAGCAGGCGTGGCAGGTGGAGTCGCATACGCCTGATGCGTTGATGTTGCGGCTCGAGCGCCACGCCGCGGCGCCGTTCTCGTACGAGGCGGCATTGCGCTATGCGCTCGAAGACGATGCCTTGGCGGTGGAGCTCGAGGTGCGCAATGCGGGCCACTTCCCCTTGCCCTTTGGCCTCGGCCTGCATCCCTGGCTGCCGGATCCGCAAGGCGCCCGGCTGCAGGCGAGGGCCACCCAGGTGTGGCTGTCAGGCGCCGACAAGCTGCCGTCGGTGTGCAGCCTGCTGCCGCCGAACTGGAATTTCGTCGAGCCGTCGCCGTTGCCGGAAGATGGCGTCGACAACGTCTTCGAGGGCTGGGACGGCGTGGCCGATATCGCCTGGCCTGCGCGCGGGCTCGGCCTGTCCATCGAGGCGAATATGGATTACTTCATCCTGTATGCGCCGCCGGGTCGCGATTTCTTCTGCTTCGAGCCGGTCGACCATCCGATCAATGCCCACAATATGACGGGCTATCCGGGCTTGAGCATTCTCCCGCCCGGGGCCAGCCTGCGCCGCCGCGTCCTATTTCGGGGGCGCGCGCTGTGA
- a CDS encoding family 43 glycosylhydrolase, which translates to MRLQLPALLALLPLAAAAQPYNAETTYRKLAADYPFIRIAASTAPGPVQVRKDVVYARRGDLDLALDLYLPGPARQAAPLVVLVHGGGWRSGDRSEMAPLAARLAARGYAAASVSYRLSGQARYPAAVDDVRDAVAWLRANAARFNLDPGRVAIAGGSAGGQIASLVGMTDAGALRAVVNIDGLSDFTSTEALRHEDDPAKNPSAAGAWFGGRYAEQRALWHAASPIAHVDKASPPVLFIVSGAPRFSAGREAMSAKLQGHGILAETVALPGTPHAFWLFDPWLAPTVDAMDDFLGRVLGKPPARAPWSPDLGNGRYRNPILHADYSDPDVIRVGDTYYMVASSFANAPGLPLLTSKDMVNWELVGHALPRLVPVAAFAAPQHGKGVWAPCLRYHDGKFWIFYPDPDQGVFVTTSTSFTGPWSAPHLILPGKGIIDPTPLWDDDGQAWLLHAWAESRAGFNNVLTLRRMAPDGRSLLDEGGKVVIDGNRLPAYRTLEGPKLYKKDGWYYVFAPAGGVEHGWQSVFRSRSIEGPYEDRIVLAQSTTDINGPHQGAWVSTPEGTDWFFHFQDKRAYGRVVHLQPMRWQDGWPLIGAPSSAPGVGQPVLEHAKPVAGAFARREPAVGDEFDGSKLGPQWQWAGNWQADWYAIGDGKLRLMAQPSAPLRQLASVLTHKFVAPTFSATASVSLDALRDGDQAGFGIAGLADNWFGVRRVDGAARIVMVRCGEGGPCVDEVGPVLPRFDARLRIDVTDGARVAFSYSPDGGRFVPLGAPFEARMGRWVGAQLALFATGAPGAQAAIDYVRITP; encoded by the coding sequence GTGAGGCTGCAGTTGCCGGCACTGCTGGCGCTGTTGCCGCTGGCCGCGGCGGCGCAGCCCTACAATGCCGAGACCACCTACCGCAAGCTAGCCGCCGACTATCCGTTCATCCGCATCGCGGCCAGCACGGCGCCGGGCCCGGTGCAGGTGCGCAAGGACGTGGTGTACGCGCGTCGCGGCGACCTCGATCTGGCGCTGGACCTGTACCTGCCAGGCCCGGCCCGCCAGGCGGCGCCGCTGGTCGTGCTGGTCCATGGCGGAGGGTGGCGCAGCGGAGATCGCAGCGAGATGGCGCCGCTGGCGGCGCGCCTGGCCGCGCGCGGCTATGCGGCGGCCAGCGTCAGCTACCGCCTGTCCGGCCAGGCGCGCTATCCGGCGGCGGTCGATGACGTCCGGGATGCCGTGGCCTGGCTGCGCGCGAATGCCGCGCGTTTCAATCTCGATCCGGGCCGCGTGGCGATCGCAGGCGGTTCGGCAGGCGGACAGATCGCCTCGCTGGTCGGCATGACGGATGCCGGCGCCCTGCGCGCGGTCGTGAATATCGACGGACTGTCCGACTTCACGTCCACCGAAGCGCTGCGCCACGAAGACGATCCCGCCAAGAATCCGTCGGCGGCCGGCGCCTGGTTCGGTGGACGCTATGCCGAACAACGCGCGCTGTGGCATGCGGCCTCGCCGATCGCCCATGTCGACAAGGCGAGCCCGCCGGTGCTGTTCATCGTCAGCGGCGCGCCGCGCTTTTCGGCCGGGCGCGAGGCAATGAGCGCGAAACTGCAGGGCCATGGCATCCTGGCCGAGACCGTGGCGCTGCCGGGCACCCCGCATGCATTCTGGCTGTTCGATCCGTGGCTGGCGCCGACCGTCGATGCGATGGACGATTTCCTCGGCCGCGTGCTCGGCAAGCCGCCGGCGCGCGCGCCGTGGTCGCCCGACCTGGGCAATGGCCGCTACCGCAATCCGATCCTGCACGCCGACTATTCCGATCCGGACGTGATCCGCGTCGGCGACACCTACTACATGGTGGCGTCGAGCTTCGCCAATGCGCCCGGCCTGCCGCTATTGACCTCGAAGGACATGGTCAACTGGGAGCTGGTGGGCCATGCGCTGCCGCGCCTCGTGCCCGTGGCGGCGTTCGCGGCGCCGCAGCACGGCAAGGGCGTGTGGGCGCCATGCCTGCGCTATCACGACGGCAAATTCTGGATCTTTTATCCGGACCCTGACCAGGGCGTGTTCGTCACCACTTCTACCAGTTTCACCGGGCCATGGAGCGCGCCGCATTTGATCTTGCCGGGCAAGGGCATCATCGACCCCACCCCGCTGTGGGACGACGATGGCCAGGCGTGGCTGCTGCACGCCTGGGCCGAGAGTCGCGCCGGATTTAACAACGTGCTGACCCTGCGTCGCATGGCGCCGGACGGACGCAGCCTGCTCGACGAGGGCGGCAAGGTGGTCATCGACGGCAACCGCCTGCCGGCCTACCGCACGCTGGAAGGGCCGAAGCTGTACAAGAAGGATGGCTGGTACTACGTGTTCGCGCCTGCCGGTGGCGTGGAACACGGCTGGCAATCGGTGTTCCGTTCGCGCTCGATCGAGGGGCCTTACGAAGACCGCATCGTGCTGGCCCAGTCGACCACCGATATCAATGGCCCGCACCAGGGCGCCTGGGTCTCGACGCCGGAAGGGACAGACTGGTTCTTCCACTTCCAGGACAAGCGCGCCTATGGCCGCGTGGTGCACTTGCAGCCGATGCGCTGGCAGGACGGCTGGCCGCTGATCGGCGCGCCGTCAAGCGCGCCGGGTGTCGGACAGCCGGTGCTGGAGCATGCCAAGCCGGTAGCGGGCGCCTTCGCGCGGCGCGAGCCTGCCGTTGGCGATGAATTCGATGGCAGCAAGCTCGGACCCCAGTGGCAATGGGCGGGCAACTGGCAGGCCGACTGGTATGCGATCGGCGACGGCAAGCTGCGCCTGATGGCCCAGCCGTCGGCGCCGCTGCGCCAGCTGGCGTCGGTGCTGACCCATAAATTCGTGGCGCCGACCTTCAGCGCGACGGCCAGCGTCAGCCTGGATGCATTGCGCGACGGCGACCAGGCCGGCTTCGGGATTGCCGGGCTGGCAGACAACTGGTTCGGCGTGCGCCGCGTCGATGGCGCCGCACGCATCGTGATGGTGCGCTGTGGGGAAGGCGGGCCGTGCGTTGACGAGGTGGGCCCGGTGCTGCCGCGTTTTGACGCCCGCCTGCGCATCGACGTAACGGATGGCGCAAGGGTCGCGTTTTCGTATAGTCCCGATGGTGGGCGCTTCGTACCGCTCGGCGCGCCGTTCGAAGCACGCATGGGGCGCTGGGTCGGTGCGCAACTGGCCTTGTTCGCCACCGGGGCGCCCGGCGCGCAAGCCGCGATCGACTACGTGCGGATCACGCCCTGA
- a CDS encoding pectinesterase family protein — MSATLAALALAAVVGERQHAPFDGWASQDGGTRGGAMAAPGHVYTVRSPEELLAALGAQAPARIVRVAASIDMRGDRPFSDSADQARRSVVRIPSNTTLVGVTPDAGFVNASLSVSGVSQVIVRNLQLRNPCDVEPKWDPKDGAKGNWNSRYDGISVSNAHHVWIDHNSFTDAPVTDDTQPVENGMPKQCHDGALDITNGSDFVSVTYNRFALHEKNTLVGGSDRAVGDREHLRVTFKANLFEHVSERAPRVRYGQVHLLNNYHIGDRKHPVYAHAYSVGVGTEAHIVSHANAYEVQGARDCAHVVRAPGGTAGVYVDEGSILNGQPLAGCAYGGDVGWRVPYRFEALPAQAVPRHVLDHAGPRPLDPASGFVEARLVLGAGDAPFVLQARRDDRDDWHGASVRAIDGGATLQIELLEARGGAPVRLKQVRRRAPLAGTPLVLRVQNQDGLLSAWIDGERVTSSQVAPLAASAPAAWDVAGHTLLGLRDGPADLPAERIALRLGANTLALQAGDEAERIVIAGHATSATSSDPAIASVALSDGGLLVTPHRPGHAAITVGGADPAWSQVAFALEVGQSFAGPARTALPAARLRPAHAERGVPPDTPLLMTFKQTPVLSGAGSVRIVRRHDRALVATIRPGETVIALGPKGKERLLRHHAITVDGDAVRVRLPLLLDHGVEYEAVVDPALLRIRGFRGARWTFRTTAFAPVGDSVTVDDDGRADFRTVQGALDHAMTLPRAKTVTVHVRDGVYPELLYLRDKDNVMVRGQSRESTIVRAANSDARNPGSEGRALFLAQGSDLLEIRDLTLHNTTRRSDGHSAQAETLFFSNDQGRFIARNAAFVSEQDTLQLTGYAWVYRSLVEGNVDFIWGHNRAALFEESEIRSVGDSASPDNSGYLVQARTVERNDPGFVFLRSRLTHGTGPTGNRPATGSVYLARSPGTAHTWDNVTFIGNTVDDHIAKDAWLRQPLPNPRTGDVVSGWREHGNVAPDGRSVEFGAYRMGEEEARRRSNRGAVFGRFNGGAGWKPQP; from the coding sequence ATGAGCGCCACTCTGGCAGCGCTGGCGCTGGCAGCAGTTGTTGGCGAACGCCAGCATGCGCCCTTTGACGGATGGGCTTCGCAGGACGGCGGCACGCGCGGCGGCGCAATGGCGGCGCCAGGCCATGTCTACACGGTGCGCAGCCCGGAAGAATTGCTGGCGGCGCTGGGCGCCCAGGCGCCCGCCCGCATCGTGCGCGTGGCGGCCAGCATCGACATGCGTGGGGACCGCCCGTTCAGCGACAGCGCCGACCAGGCGCGGCGCAGCGTGGTGCGCATACCGTCGAACACGACACTGGTCGGCGTGACGCCGGACGCCGGCTTCGTCAACGCCAGCCTGAGCGTGTCCGGCGTGTCGCAGGTCATCGTGCGCAACCTGCAACTGCGCAATCCCTGCGACGTCGAACCGAAATGGGATCCGAAGGATGGCGCGAAGGGCAACTGGAACTCGCGCTACGACGGCATCAGCGTCTCGAATGCCCACCACGTCTGGATCGACCACAACAGCTTCACGGACGCCCCGGTGACCGACGATACCCAGCCGGTCGAGAACGGCATGCCGAAGCAGTGCCATGACGGCGCGCTGGACATCACCAATGGATCGGACTTCGTCAGCGTCACCTATAACCGTTTCGCCCTGCATGAGAAGAATACGCTGGTGGGTGGCAGCGACCGCGCCGTCGGCGACCGCGAACACCTGCGCGTGACCTTCAAGGCCAATCTGTTCGAGCACGTCAGCGAGCGTGCGCCGCGCGTGCGCTACGGCCAGGTGCACCTGCTGAACAACTACCATATCGGGGACCGCAAGCATCCCGTGTACGCGCACGCCTACAGCGTGGGCGTCGGCACCGAAGCCCATATCGTCTCGCATGCCAATGCGTATGAGGTCCAGGGCGCGCGCGACTGCGCCCACGTGGTGCGGGCGCCGGGCGGTACGGCCGGCGTGTACGTCGACGAAGGATCGATCCTCAACGGCCAGCCGCTTGCCGGCTGCGCCTACGGCGGCGACGTCGGCTGGCGCGTTCCCTACCGTTTCGAGGCCCTGCCCGCGCAGGCGGTGCCGCGGCACGTGCTGGACCATGCAGGACCTCGCCCGCTCGATCCGGCGAGCGGCTTCGTCGAGGCCAGGCTGGTGCTGGGCGCGGGAGACGCGCCGTTCGTGCTGCAGGCCCGGCGCGATGACCGAGACGACTGGCATGGCGCCAGCGTGCGCGCCATCGACGGCGGCGCCACGCTCCAGATTGAACTGCTCGAAGCGCGTGGCGGCGCGCCGGTGCGCCTGAAGCAGGTGCGGCGCCGCGCGCCGCTGGCGGGCACGCCGCTGGTGCTGCGCGTGCAGAACCAGGACGGGCTGCTGTCGGCCTGGATCGATGGCGAACGGGTGACGTCGAGCCAGGTCGCGCCGCTCGCGGCCAGTGCGCCGGCGGCATGGGATGTCGCAGGACACACGCTGCTCGGGCTGCGCGACGGTCCGGCCGACCTGCCCGCCGAACGCATCGCGCTGCGGCTTGGCGCCAACACGCTGGCGCTGCAGGCTGGCGACGAAGCCGAGCGCATCGTCATCGCCGGCCATGCCACCTCAGCCACCTCGAGCGATCCCGCCATCGCCTCGGTCGCGCTGTCCGATGGCGGTTTGCTGGTGACTCCGCACCGGCCGGGCCACGCCGCCATCACGGTCGGCGGCGCCGATCCCGCGTGGAGCCAGGTGGCATTCGCACTCGAGGTCGGCCAGTCCTTCGCTGGCCCCGCGCGCACCGCGCTGCCGGCGGCCCGCCTGCGTCCAGCCCACGCGGAGCGCGGCGTGCCGCCCGACACGCCGCTGCTGATGACATTCAAGCAGACGCCCGTCCTGAGCGGCGCCGGCAGCGTGCGCATCGTACGGCGTCACGACCGGGCCCTGGTTGCGACCATCCGCCCGGGCGAGACGGTCATCGCCCTCGGTCCCAAGGGAAAGGAACGCCTGCTGCGTCACCATGCGATCACGGTCGATGGCGATGCCGTGCGCGTGCGCCTGCCCTTGCTGCTCGACCATGGGGTGGAGTACGAGGCGGTGGTCGATCCTGCCCTTCTGCGCATTCGAGGGTTCCGGGGCGCGCGCTGGACCTTCCGCACTACCGCCTTCGCGCCGGTGGGCGACAGCGTGACGGTGGACGACGACGGCCGCGCCGATTTCCGTACCGTGCAGGGAGCGCTGGACCATGCGATGACGCTGCCACGGGCGAAAACGGTGACCGTCCACGTGCGCGATGGCGTCTATCCCGAACTGCTCTACCTGCGCGACAAGGACAATGTGATGGTGCGCGGCCAGAGTCGCGAATCCACGATCGTCCGCGCCGCCAACAGCGACGCGCGCAATCCAGGCTCCGAAGGCCGGGCGCTGTTCCTGGCCCAGGGTAGCGACCTGCTCGAAATCCGCGACCTGACCCTGCACAACACGACCCGCCGCAGCGACGGCCACTCGGCCCAGGCCGAGACGCTATTCTTCAGCAACGACCAGGGCCGCTTCATCGCCCGCAACGCCGCCTTCGTCAGCGAGCAGGACACCTTGCAGCTGACCGGCTATGCCTGGGTCTACCGCTCGCTGGTCGAGGGCAACGTCGACTTCATCTGGGGACACAACCGCGCAGCGCTGTTCGAGGAGAGCGAGATCCGCAGCGTGGGCGACAGCGCGTCACCGGACAACAGCGGCTACCTGGTGCAGGCCAGGACCGTGGAACGCAACGACCCCGGCTTCGTCTTCCTGCGCTCGCGGCTGACGCACGGTACCGGGCCTACCGGCAATCGGCCTGCGACAGGGAGCGTCTACCTGGCGCGTTCGCCAGGCACTGCCCACACCTGGGACAATGTGACCTTCATCGGCAACACGGTCGATGACCATATCGCCAAGGATGCCTGGCTGCGCCAGCCGTTGCCGAATCCACGCACCGGCGACGTGGTATCGGGCTGGCGCGAACACGGCAACGTGGCGCCGGACGGCAGGTCGGTCGAATTCGGCGCCTACCGCATGGGGGAGGAAGAAGCGCGCCGGCGGTCGAACCGTGGCGCCGTATTCGGTCGTTTCAATGGCGGCGCTGGATGGAAACCCCAGCCCTGA
- a CDS encoding rhamnogalacturonan acetylesterase, with product MPVFPRARPLLLSLFAAGAIAAPDKPLRVILVGDSTMASSTGYGDALCARLTPDTACHNLARGGRSSGSFRVEGRWDEVRSLLSATDGFAASYVLIQFGHNDQPGKPGRSTDYVHEFPANMRRYVMEARAAGGIPVLVTPLSRRSFRGAWVHDDLAPWSAAVRQVARETNAPLLDLNALSMADIQAMGPDKADALARAGANFDHTHVGPAGAERYAGMVAGELRRRVPAIVAAFGSAR from the coding sequence ATGCCTGTATTTCCTCGTGCCCGCCCCCTCCTGCTGTCTCTCTTCGCGGCCGGCGCCATCGCCGCGCCCGACAAGCCGCTGCGCGTGATCCTCGTCGGCGACTCCACCATGGCCAGCAGCACCGGCTATGGCGACGCCCTGTGCGCGCGCCTCACGCCTGACACCGCCTGCCACAACCTGGCGCGCGGTGGGCGCAGTTCGGGGAGCTTTCGCGTCGAGGGGCGCTGGGACGAGGTGCGATCGCTGCTCTCGGCGACCGACGGCTTCGCGGCAAGCTATGTACTGATCCAGTTCGGCCACAACGACCAGCCGGGCAAGCCGGGGCGTTCGACCGACTACGTGCATGAATTCCCGGCCAATATGCGGCGCTACGTGATGGAGGCGCGCGCGGCCGGCGGCATTCCTGTGCTGGTGACGCCCCTGAGCCGCCGCAGCTTCCGCGGCGCCTGGGTGCATGACGACCTCGCCCCCTGGTCGGCCGCCGTGCGCCAGGTCGCGCGCGAGACGAACGCCCCGCTGCTCGACCTGAACGCACTGTCGATGGCCGACATCCAGGCCATGGGGCCGGACAAGGCCGATGCCCTGGCCCGCGCCGGCGCCAACTTCGACCACACGCACGTGGGGCCGGCCGGCGCCGAACGCTACGCCGGCATGGTGGCCGGCGAGTTGCGGCGGCGTGTGCCTGCCATCGTCGCCGCCTTCGGGAGCGCACGATGA